TTTCAAGAAAGTTCGGTAGTACGTTACGTTAATGGATGCTCATGTTTAgggaagaaataaaaagtatCCTCAGTAGTTACAAGCATCATGCTGCACCAGTTACAAGTGAGTTGTGTTGATCTGGCACCGGATGGCGCAGCACGAACAAAATGGCTGCTCAGTCTTATTCGAAAACACGCTGACGTTCGCATAACACCCTAAAAAATCTATTCCTTCTCTGCTTGTAACGTAAACAATGGAGGACcacagctctcttatgattggctattatgTAAAAACCCGCGAAAAACTCCGTGGGAGgtgcttctaaaaataaaaagatacgggacagggttgactcagagggtaagtatgAAAAGATGGAAGCTCcggataatgggctcctgataaaAACTTAACTCCCACAAATCCTTCCTGGCTCtcgaaataaaaaaagtcattCCTCTTTCTTACAAAAGCGAAATCTTTTTTCTAAATAGTAAATTCTTTATTGACTAAGCTTGCTCGGTCAAGAcggctggatattagcctctctatttttttgtgttttaatggAGCTCGCCAGCATCTCGGTccataaaaagcaaaaaaggaaCTCAGCCGATATTCAGCCATCTTCACCTTGCGTATGGTCTATAATTCATTTGTATTTCGGCCtaaatatgaaaatcataagGTTATTCCTTTGTAATGTCAGTGCCTTTACTGATGCAAGTGGACTGGAGCTTCTTATCGTGAGCTTTACTTCTCTTTGCCCTGGATGAGTCTTCTATCGCCTTTGTACTGCCTGCTAAAGGGAATGTTTGTTCACTTAATGAAATGGGAAGTGAGTCACCAATGTTTTTCTAAATGTCAGTTTACACAGCAATTTATGCCTTGGGATAAATGCTCTTTGGCAGTATTAGGGTAGACTGCTGCCACATACTCCCTTCTTCAACGAATATTAAACTATTGATCAAAACTTcgtcaagtaaaaaaaaaaaaaaacacgtgaaAGCGAAAGGCgccaaaaaattttgaaaagtctAACCGTCAttggttttcaattttaggTAAAAGCCGAGACAACAACGGTCATAAAGAAGGTGTTGAATTGACAGCTAACTCATGGGCCAAGGCAAAAAAAAGAACTGGGTGGTGAAAGAGCAAGTGCTTCATCCGCGCCCAGAAAGACTCTGCTTATGAATCTTAAGAAAGAAACTTCCTTCAGTTTTCAAGGAGAGAGGAAAGAGATAAATCAGCGGATTAATGACTTGCAATTGCACAATACTAATCTACAAGGATAATTGCAAAAAAGGATCATCAAAAAGCTGATCTGGAGAGACAAGTTGAATAACTGTAAAGGCGACTGGCTGGAAAAGACGAAAAAGCTTCCGGTTCCAGAAAGCAAACATTACTGAGAAGAGACCAAATCACAAGTCTTCAAAGACGACAGGCAGAACCCCAAAGATTATAGGCCACGGAGAACCAGCTGCTGGTTATTCAGGGTCTGCAAAACtgcttttcaaaaacttttgaaagaaaagacGAAAGGATCAATGAATTGGAAGCTCAAATAAGGGAAAAGGAGGATTCATTGGCCACTCTTCAAAATCAGGCGAGAGCAAGAACCCTAAGACTGCCTGAATTGCAATCAAGGGTGCTACCTGAAAGAGACCCACAAGTCAGCAGTTTCCATAAAGAACTCACCAAAAAAGACCTGCAGCTACGAGGGCAACTGACAGAAAAAGACTAGGAGCTCAATGATCTCCGGAACCAAATGACTGCCAAAGACCAAGAAGTTACCGACCTGGAGAGAGAACTCAGAGGATCGCAGCGGCAGGTCGTCGATCTGCGAAGACAGGTAATAGCAAGAGATCACCACATTTCGGATTTGCAAAGAATGAAAACATGGGATCAGCAGGTAATTGACTTGGAAAGACAACTTGCAACTAGTCACGTTGATGACTCCCAAAGGCAACTCagagagaaggagaggcaacttGCTGCTAGAGACGAACAAGTATCTGATTTGCAAAGACAGCTAACAGAGAAAACCCAACAAGTTAATGACCTCCAGAATCAAGTCACTGAAGGGGACCAAGAAGTCATGAAACTACAGGGATAAATGACTGCAAGAGACCAACAACCTAAAGATCTACACAGGCAATTGACAGAGAAGGACAAAGAAGTTGCAGAACTGCGAGGACAACTGAGAGCGAAGAGTCAGGAAGTTGTTTACCTTCAGGGGCAACTGTCAGCAAGAGATCAACGAATCAGCGATCTGCAGAGACAGTTGCCTACTAGTAATCAAGAAATAACTGATCTGCAAAGACAATTGAGATCTCTCAATGAACAGGTTTCTGACCTGGAGAGACAATTACATGCAAGGCCTGAGAAAGAACCAGAGAGGTCTCAACCCAGAAGTACTCAACAGGAACGTGATTGGCTGAGAGGTCGGAATGAACTCACTCTTTCAGAGGGACAACTTGGAAAAGGTGCATGGAGAAGAGTTGTCTGTGGAAAATTTCGCAGATCTGATGTTGctgtcaaataaatttttgatgtCATTCGATCTGATCACGTCTCTGAATTATTTGAGAGGGAAATTGAAATGGCTTCCAAATGTCATCATCCTTGCCTGTTGCAGTTTATTGGAGCAACAATCGACGAGGGAGGACTCTTGTTAGTTACAGAACTTTTGGAACGCAGTCTTTGATCGTTGTATGAAGAGCAGCCTCTAATTGAGAACGAAATCTCCCTCATTTCATTGGATGTTACCCAAGCTCTTAATAGTTCTAATGTGCTGCTATGGCGACAAGGTGACCAATGGCGAGCTAAAGTATCAGATTATGGCACGGCTAATTTCGTACGCCAGAGCACGAGGAATGATCCTGGAGCTCCAGTTCTCGTGACAGCGCACCGGAAGCCAGCTGTGAGGCCACGGATAAAAATATGAGTTGTAAAGTCGGCACGTTTTACGTATATTTGTCTTATAAGgtggagaaaataaaaatatatattgattcATGGCGCCAGTTTTACCTAAAAGAAAGCAATGTAAAAGAAGGGTTTCGCCTTGCTTAGACAGGTCTGCTATAATCATCACTCCAAAAGAGTAAGGAGTTGAGCATAAGCAGATAGAGGCGTATCAGTCTATAAAACAATTAATTCAGATTTCATTGTTCCTGGTTGGATTCGGAAGTGTTGGAATCTGATATTGCGGGTATCATCGACTTCTACAAGGACACTTTTAGAAAGAAATCCCTGGATCAACTAATTGTTTTTTCCTAACTCAGGTTGACGTCTATAGTTTTGGTGTGCTCCTTTGCGAAATGTGTATCTCGTAGTTTCCCAATCTTGAAAGGCATGAACAACAAGTCGAAAAAGTATACAACGGCTTGCTTCAGGCCCTCATCAGGGGATGTCTTCAAGAAGAGCCTTGGGATAGACCCAAAATGGACGAGATTATAGAAGAACTCGAACATCCAGTTCCATGACATTATAgttatatttttatgtttgatgaaaaaaaatgggaCTGTTTTGCATGGGTTTTCTCTGATCAAATTACGCAGTGATTAAGTATATTAGTTTATCAGTTACTGAGCCGAAGCGTATGCAATAACAAAATTAGTCAAAAACTCGAGACAGGAACAAACGGAAATCAAACGCGCAAACGAAactgaggaaagaaaaacatgCGCTAAAAAGTGATTTGTTTGGCTGATGCGTTTAGCGCTAAAACTGATTGGAAGCACCAACATCCCCCACCGGGGGTGGGTAGTTGGCTAGTATGTATGTCCAAGGATTGAGAACAATCGAAATAAATATGATTACAAGGTAGAAACTATTTTGGTTTGCTTTGTGTTTTCTTAATCAAGAAATCAGGGTGTAATGTGGATTCTTGGAATTTTGCAGGTTTGAGTAATAATTTTCGAAAGTATTCGAGTATGTTTTCATGTTAACTCAGGGTTCTGAGACCCGCCACACACCCACCCATATATAATTTAGCCCCTCCCCCTTCCGAAATAGaatgcttgaattttttttttgttgatggaTTATTACTCGTTTACTGTCTGAAAATTATGTGGACAACATTCTCTACGTTTGCGACGTTACTGGATATTTCAGTATAGTATTATTCAGTATAGTATTAAATATAGTTTACTATATTCTCACTCAAAGTATAAAGGAATGCGCTCTCTTCAAgggaaatgtttattttgcctCGAAAAGGTTGCAAGGCAAAGAATTAGAAAGAGGAACGATATTCGAAAGCGAGCAAACCAACCAGAGCGGATTCTTTGTGGCAAAGAAGTCTTTTTCGATAGGAGCAGCGTTAAGGGAATCGACGGAAAGCTAGAGCCTCTTTCACCTGTAGATGCTGAACTACTTTTGAAGATTATTTCTTTAGAGGAAAGATAACAGGTATTCAACCGACAGCGACGCTCCGAAGGACAGACTGAACAGGTGAGCCATTGGTACGGATGGGGTCGGTTAGTGGTTTAGTGTAAATTGCCATCCATCAGTGCGGAACATAGTTCGAAGCAACTAGCTGCTTTGAATTACGTTGCTTGATTCGACTGAACTACGCCGAAGCAGAAGTTGAAGGTTTCTCCATGAATTTGTTTTTCCGTTGGTAGAATTGATACGCGACGATTCGAGTGTCAAACCAGGAAGtagaattaaaaagataatttaatgttaacattaacattaacatcgctctgacgaagggctaacgctcgaaacgtcagcttttttaccctttacggtggctaatttacgttttcaactagtttttaacactaaattatatGCCAtaatctcccaccgacgcagcaccacagtttcttaagaaacttacccccagAATTAAAAAGAGTCAGCCCCGCCATTAAGAACAGTGACTCCAATAAAAATAATGTGTATATGATCACACTTCGACAAGAGAGGAAGTAACACACAGAACatgtttcttcatttcaaaaatCTGAAGAAGGATGGAACAGTACCGATCTCGTTTATCGAAAATAAACAACAGACATGCGTGAACGAATACAACGCATGATTGTCAGCTGGCAGAGAGGTTAAAGCTCAAGGATTCtggttaaatgaaaattacgaagaGTTGCTTGCCGCATCACCAAACCTATCCTTCGATatattcatttgtattttttggaACCAAGTTAGGTCCAAGAGGTCCCTGCCGTAAAGTTTCTAGCTTGGTTATTGTTTGCGAGATCGGCTTTATTTCAGTTAAGTTGATTGTGAATTTTTCTCTTGCGTGTTTACCCACGAGCTTTCAGTCATTACCACGTTTGATGACGTGGTTTTCATTTCGATAAGGCGATAAATTATAACGGGCGAAACCTTGCGAATCATGCGGCGATTAAAAGTGCATATATCTCCAATTAACGGTCTCTCCAGTTCACCGCAGTTTTTCTAGGGACTTCCTATGTAGATTCCTCACGAGAAATTCAGACATGTCTTCAAAGGTGGATTCCACTGTCGTAACTTACTGAACAATTAGACGTAATTGGAAGCAAATCACTTTCTCAagttgtttttaagttttgtacTAGCAGTGGTCCAGTTTTAGACTCTTGTTTAACTCATCTGacttgaaaataacaaaatatcgTATAAGATTTTCTCGAAACTAGATTTAGGGAGGTAGAGAGGAAGGGAAGATGAAGTCGATGTAATCTGCTTTGCGACGAGCACGAGACAAAGAATAACATTGAGTTTCCTACCAGGCATCGAAACCCACACCTTTGGATTTCGCGCTTCTGCTAGATGCTCATAATTCCCAGCGATGGAACTCTTTTCCACACACTCGAAGGAAGAATTCCAAATTTGCCATGTTTCTTATTCTATGCTAGGAGGGCTTGTTAAAATAATTGTCGCGAAAACCAGCTACAACTGTTTATTCGCTAAAAACTACACAGCTCATATATTTTACGAAAACATCTGCCTTCTCTCCAGCGCATTTTTTGATATTACTGTCGATTAATACCTTTATTTTAAGCCTGATACAACACAACACAATGGAAGCGATACAGATTAATCCGAAACAAATTGCAAAACACAGAGAAAACAAGACCAGTATAGGTTTGCTTTATTAAGAGAGGTGATTGGAGGGATTCTCATGAAGAGGATAAGCTTCTAAGACCAAGAACACCTTCTACCGAAGGTATGTACGATCAGCTATCAAAGACTTTATTCGAAATTATTTCAGTTAGATACTGTGTATATGATTCAGTGGAATAACGCAGCATAGAACTCTCTCTGACTGGCTTGCTGGAAATAgttgcaattttatttttgactCTATGCCTGTCTGCATATCATTCCATGTCTGATATACACTAAAACAATTATAACCTGCGGGGTCGGAGAAAGTGTTGGATGATTACCTTCACTTCgatgaactgttttttttcaaatctaaaCTCTTAAGCGtgctttgaaattcaaacatGGTCCTTTTAAATGACCTGACCTATCCTCCCCCCTCTCATTATTTGAATAATCCCACTTAAGTTATTGTGATCTCAGATGCCGACGGGAGGAGAACATCCAGAAGTAGACATTCAGAACTTAGGTCTGCCAGACAAGACGAAGAGCGTCAAAAACTGGAATATGAGCTACAATTATAGAAAGAACAAATCAACAGCTTAACTGCGAAAAAAGGAACTTGACAAAGACTTGTCCGAAAAAAGGTAAGTACCAAAGCCAAACATGTCTTTTTTAGAAAGTTTTCTAATAATTCAAGATTTCTAGAAACTTCGATAAACGCTGTACGTGACACGAAGAAGGAAGTAGAATGAAAGCACAGATTAATTTTCCTGAGCAACATGTGAATTTAAAGAGCAAATGAGTTTACATCGTTTAGTTTACAAAATGAAGCAAAGCTGTTTAATAACATGACTTAAAAACTGCACTtgatgaattattttttcatattcaaacCTCATGATACGTTTTTGTcgataaaattcaaatttgatcaTTTTATAGGACCTCTCctctctttcccccccccccctcaccaTTGAACAGTCGTAAATTACGTTATCGTAATGTCAGGTGCtaaagaagggctaacgcacgaaacatcagctttagaaactctacggtggccaatttttatcgtcaattcagttgataaaaccaaatttatctGGTTATACtccctcaccgacgcagcaccacagtttctttagaaacttaccccttttactTATTGTTCAGAACTTAGGTCGGTTACACGAGACAAAGAGcgtcaaaaactgaaaaataggATAAATTTGCTGAGGGCACAAACCAACACcttaattgagaaaaaaaagaagcactTGAGAATCTGTTGTCCGAAAAAGGTGAGTACCAGAGCAACTATGTCTTTTATGTGcgttttctaaaaatttaacttttctaGAAAGTTCGTTAGAATGGCATATGACATGAAGCAGGAAgtggaatgaaaaacaaatatccAGTTGATTAGGGACTcatgaatttgaaaagaaagtgatttttcttaaaattggATCTTGAAGCCACGCATACCTTATTAACAATAAAAGTTAAACATGATCAATCCTTTTCACAAACGTGTTTGCGTTAGCCTTTTCCCGAACAGCATAAGCACCAGGTATTAGTTAtttaaaactgagaaaaaaattaaacctctCTTTGTTCGCCGcatgaaattaaaacaacaattttccCTCACATAACAAAAGTCAAATTAGCGGAATCTGAACTAAAGCGTGACATACCTTTAGTTTCGCTTTATCAATTTCATGATGATCTGTTTCAACGTTTGAACTGAATTCGGTCAAAAGTGATTCTTCAAGTGATAACACAAAATCTGTTGAAGTTTACTCACCTCTTTTCTTCATTCACCATCTGGTGTTCGCGTTATAAGGGTGCTGCGGATACTGAGTGCAGGAACATTTCGCAGTCACAGTAATAACTCGTTTCCGTAGATGTAATACTATCTACTTACCTGACATCTGTCTGTCGTTTTTGATTATCATGGAGATCTAGaagctttgttttgattaaaattgaatttttttattaaaactgttATCAATGTAAATTTTCTCTCATTCCTGCATCTAAGCAAAAAAATCTTTCCCACATAGAGGGTTAtggatttttgttgttaacctGTCAAGCTCAGTCAAGGTTCCTTTGGCGGCTAGTTTCAGATTTAGTGTCGTTTTTACTGAATAATATTTTTTGGATTAACGGGTCCGTACCGGCTTAAGCCGACTGACTTAATACTGAGTTCTATAAATCTATCGAAAATGACTCTGCTAACGCTGGTtatttcaattcaaagcttcTTCAGCTAGGCAGTTTTCACCAAAATGACTTTCAAATTACTAGTGCAGCTTCCTGATCGATTTTTTCACGGTTCTGAGACCCACCACACCTCGACCCATACTTCTATTCAGGtcacctcccccccccttcaagCAGGGGTCATTAAACGTGTCAGTATCGTGTTTTTGAAAGAGTATCACTTGTGTGCTGTCTGAAAAGTATGAGGATAACATTCGCTCTTTTTACGATTTTACTAACAAATTTAGCATGACTGCGAGTTATATTCTCATTCAGAATATTAGGGAGTGCGCCCTCTTTAAGCGACACGTTTATCATGCGTCTAAAAAGTTGCGAGGCAAAGAATTAGAAAGAGGAACGATACTCCAGAAAGATCCAAATGACAAAACGCGGTTCGTTGTGGCTGATCGCAACGAAGTCTTCTTCGATAGGAGCTGCGTCGAGGGCCTCGACGATAAGTTAGAACTCCTTCCAGACGCATTAGCTGAAGACCTTTTGGAGATTATTTCTCTGGAGGAACGACTCCGGTTTTTCAACCGAGAAACAAGACGGGTGAGTCATTTCCACTGATAAAGACAGTAAGAGTTGATATGTTAGTTGCGATGCATTAGTCTGGGAGATCTGACTTTGAAGTAATTACAGCTGTAAGTGCTTTGAATTGGGTCTTTCAGTTCTACGTAATTGGAACCAAACAGCAGTAAAAGTTTTCTGAAAATTATCGTTCCATTGGTAGACATAATATACGTGACGACTACAGTGTCAATTCAGGAAGTAAAACTTGTAAGTCAGCCCATTATGAACGATGGCTCTAATTAAATCAAATGCTTCTGATCACACTTTGTCTAGGAATGTTGTAACTAATAGTACATACTTCTTCATTACAAATATCCAAGAATAATCACACCACAAAGATCTCGCCTTTTACTGATAATACGAAACAGATAAgcctaaaatggaaaaacaacaCATGATTGCTAGGCTGGCATAAAGGTTAAATCTCAAGGGATTCTGGatgaatgaaaattacaaaaagatgCCTGTCGCATCACGAAACGAACATTTATCGCTTAGATCCAAATTGTGTCCCGCCGTAATCCAGGCCATAAAGTTTTTAACATGGTGATGAGTTTcgaataatttacatttgatgTGAGTTGATTGCACATTTTTCACTTGCGTGTTTGCTCACGAGCATTCAGTCATAACATGTTTGATGACTTGACTGGTTTTCATTTCAAGTGATCTATATCGGTTGATATCTTAGTAATCATGTGTCGAAATAAAATGCATTTATCTCCACTCAACGTTCTTTTCAGTTGATCTCGATGTTTCTATTGACTTTATGTACAGAATCTTGATGAGAAATTTAGAGATGTCCTCCAAGCCGGATCGATTCTATTGTCGTATaactttgtgaaaaaattgAACGTGATCAGTTTGATGCAAATTGTATACTCTTACTGTATTTGTATTTAAGTAGCCCATTAATAAGCTTTTCCATCTATTAATCGATGAACGAAACAATTTAGTTTAGGATTTTTCTGCAGCTCCAATTGCATGTGTTATCCGGCCAACTGAGAAAACAACAAGTTAGAGGATAAAGGAGGCTGTTATCTGTTTTGTCAACGGCGtgaacgtaaaaaaaaaaaatcaatgatcTGAGTTGCCCACGAGACATAGAGCCTTCGGTTTTCGTGCTCTGATGCTCTTAGTTCTCAAAGTATCCTGAGCCCACAGATTGCAAATTTATACACATTAGATTTCACTAAATATACATTTGGAATTTCCTATGAAGAGGGCATTGTCAGTTTTAACTGACAACAGCAACTTGATAGGGTGAACAACTCTAACTATCGAGCTGTCAGTCAAAGATGCCTGGTACCAGATGCTGGAATCAGAGCAGATATGGAACAGATCATTGATGAACTAAATTTATGTAACATACGATTCGTTTGGCTTTTTCTAACTCCTCTCTAAAGTTTTTTGAATCAGCCAATATTCAGATCTATACTTGACAGAAATGTGATTCAAGATCAGctagcaaaacaaacaaatttagaaCAAAGTGCAGGATCTCAAAACACACAAGGAGGGGTGCATGATTCAGATCAAACCAGAACAAGttgtaaaacattttatttaaccCAGTTATCAGAGAAACCAAGAGTTAAGTATAGGTTTCTTTTCAGGAAGGCAATCGGGAGGACACTTACTCAGATGCTGAACTGTTGAGACCAAGAGCATCTTTTACAGAAGGTATGTACGATTCTATCAAAGACATCATTTCAGTTAAATACTGAGTGTAGGTCACGAGGATGATTAGGTGGAATAGTATGGAAT
This region of Pocillopora verrucosa isolate sample1 chromosome 3, ASM3666991v2, whole genome shotgun sequence genomic DNA includes:
- the LOC131797680 gene encoding tropomyosin, giving the protein MTASYILIQNIRECALFKRHVYHASKKLRGKELERGTILQKDPNDKTRFVVADRNEVFFDRSCVEGLDDKLELLPDALAEDLLEIISLEERLRFFNRETRREGNREDTYSDAELLRPRASFTEDADGKISPRRRRSESRSTRHDEERQKLENELKLQREQIKDLTAKKEAVKQQLTEIDADGRRALRSRRSESTSARQNKERQKLENELKLLREQISTSIEGIKTLENQLSEKSKYYLRRVSNN